The proteins below come from a single Iocasia fonsfrigidae genomic window:
- the tsaB gene encoding tRNA (adenosine(37)-N6)-threonylcarbamoyltransferase complex dimerization subunit type 1 TsaB, with protein MKGLKKMLVLGIDTSSPVAAIALVGEHGLLAEINIELIHRHSERLIPNIDYLFKETNYSIDELTGLAVGLGPGSFTGLRIGLSTIKTFAQVRKLPVKGLSTLDIMAYGAQACEGMILPLLDARRERVYCAMYDSWNKDIKKVKIWGDSALSVTELIERLKGVADSKKIYVMGNGFVQYQEVFNNASLELIPLSFVLNYPQGGLVAELGAYYLKKGLDDGYLAIKPNYLKRPQAEINWYKKESR; from the coding sequence TTGAAGGGATTAAAAAAAATGTTAGTATTAGGGATTGATACTAGCAGTCCGGTAGCTGCTATTGCTTTAGTAGGAGAACATGGTCTGCTTGCTGAGATAAATATAGAGTTGATACACCGCCATAGTGAACGCCTTATTCCCAATATTGATTATTTATTTAAAGAGACAAATTATTCTATTGATGAACTGACCGGTCTGGCGGTTGGCCTTGGCCCGGGTTCTTTTACCGGGCTGAGAATTGGTTTAAGTACGATTAAGACATTTGCCCAGGTGAGAAAATTACCTGTGAAAGGTTTATCTACCCTTGATATAATGGCCTATGGGGCCCAGGCTTGTGAGGGTATGATTCTTCCCCTACTTGATGCTAGACGTGAACGGGTGTACTGTGCAATGTATGATAGCTGGAATAAGGATATTAAAAAGGTAAAGATATGGGGGGATAGTGCTTTATCTGTTACTGAGCTGATTGAACGTTTAAAGGGAGTTGCTGATTCTAAAAAAATATATGTAATGGGTAATGGTTTCGTACAGTATCAGGAGGTATTTAATAATGCTTCACTGGAACTAATCCCACTATCTTTTGTTTTGAATTATCCTCAGGGGGGATTGGTAGCTGAACTCGGTGCATATTATCTTAAGAAAGGTCTGGATGATGGCTATTTGGCTATCAAACCCAACTACCTTAAAAGGCCTCAGGCGGAAATAAACTGGTATAAAAAAGAATCCAGGTGA
- the tsaE gene encoding tRNA (adenosine(37)-N6)-threonylcarbamoyltransferase complex ATPase subunit type 1 TsaE produces MEQTIFQFRSKTAKETFFLGEIIGHLIEREQVILLSGDLGVGKTVFVQGIASGMGIIDDVSSPTYTLVNEYSGELPLYHMDFYRLEDETDLLDLGFEDYLDRKGIIIIEWPELAYGFLSPDYIYVKIDRLADDAREITLEAEGVRSKKLIEGIKKNVSIRD; encoded by the coding sequence ATGGAGCAGACAATATTTCAATTTAGGAGTAAGACAGCAAAAGAGACTTTTTTCCTTGGGGAAATAATTGGTCACTTAATAGAAAGAGAGCAGGTGATTCTTTTATCAGGAGACCTGGGTGTAGGTAAGACAGTTTTTGTACAGGGGATTGCCAGTGGAATGGGGATCATTGATGATGTCAGTAGTCCCACTTATACCCTGGTTAATGAATATAGTGGTGAACTTCCTTTGTATCATATGGATTTTTACCGCCTTGAAGATGAGACAGACCTACTGGACCTGGGGTTTGAGGATTACCTGGATAGGAAGGGGATAATTATTATTGAATGGCCGGAGCTGGCCTATGGTTTTTTGTCTCCTGATTATATTTATGTTAAAATAGATAGACTAGCAGATGATGCAAGAGAAATTACCCTTGAAGCAGAGGGTGTTAGGAGCAAAAAATTAATTGAAGGGATTAAAAAAAATGTTAGTATTAGGGATTGA
- a CDS encoding C-GCAxxG-C-C family (seleno)protein, whose product MLTDLIKDGFGQEEDLNCAETILYGANKAYDLGLSRNALKLAAAFGGGMAIEDKCGALTAALMVMGNLFVEERAHESSRIKELSKEFFSIYEREMGSIDCAPLKESYRNDEIKCYKVILKSAEILDMIVKRETA is encoded by the coding sequence TTGTTAACAGATTTAATTAAAGATGGTTTTGGTCAGGAAGAAGACCTTAATTGTGCTGAGACAATTTTATATGGGGCTAATAAGGCCTATGACCTTGGTTTGTCCAGGAATGCCCTGAAACTAGCTGCTGCCTTTGGTGGGGGCATGGCCATAGAAGATAAATGTGGTGCTTTAACAGCTGCTCTGATGGTAATGGGGAATCTCTTTGTTGAAGAAAGGGCTCATGAGAGCTCCAGAATAAAGGAACTTAGTAAGGAGTTTTTTAGTATTTATGAAAGAGAGATGGGCTCTATTGATTGTGCCCCTTTAAAAGAGAGCTACCGTAATGATGAGATTAAGTGCTATAAGGTAATATTGAAATCAGCTGAAATTTTGGATATGATAGTAAAAAGGGAGACAGCTTAA
- a CDS encoding ACT domain-containing protein: protein MEKLSLKVLPKRLAVCSVDKDRPIPKWVLESRDFYSITRTRNELSIVSAEESVPVGVKSEKGWAAIEVEGPLGFDLIGIVSSLTTVLAENEISVFVLSTYNTDYILIKEENLKTAKTVLSKFYLVS from the coding sequence GTGGAAAAATTATCATTAAAAGTTTTACCGAAAAGGTTGGCAGTTTGTAGTGTGGATAAAGATCGGCCAATACCAAAGTGGGTATTAGAAAGCCGTGATTTTTATTCAATAACTAGAACCAGGAATGAATTATCAATAGTATCTGCTGAAGAATCTGTTCCAGTTGGGGTAAAGTCAGAAAAGGGTTGGGCGGCAATTGAAGTTGAGGGCCCCCTGGGGTTTGATCTTATCGGGATCGTTTCTTCACTGACTACAGTACTGGCAGAAAATGAGATTAGTGTATTTGTCCTCTCTACCTATAATACAGACTATATCTTAATTAAAGAGGAAAACCTTAAGACAGCAAAGACTGTTTTAAGTAAGTTTTATTTGGTAAGTTAA
- a CDS encoding SIR2 family protein, which yields MVKQNISLFLGAGASAAAGMPSTDDITKRIMSGKGVIYDQGFNQDRGRFYIRKHKNPDSCVNNIIRFLSIIKREITVFFNKSNISYEDLYYVVRQIKDFTSEYENPIVVFFVEKIKPLVKKELNFAKKGFSWTIAKLASYSVAYIADVVTDLLSHKPANLDYLSFIKELIEDANVGSINIFTLNHDTVLEHYFSKNKLPYVDGFADESGIRHWQPGSLIDDSGRLRLLKLHGSVNWYRYKQGNKEFYGSRDLDNQEKMTNIEQIGVRPLILTGRINKILEYHRSIYVDVHYSFYRLLPSVDSLIIAGYSFGDQGINSWIINWMNETAKHKILLLGPDTVNCIKYARKGIRDNWYLWEKQKKAYNISIPVESFSWQDYSQLLF from the coding sequence ATGGTTAAACAAAATATTTCTCTTTTTCTGGGGGCGGGTGCTTCTGCTGCAGCTGGGATGCCTTCAACTGATGATATAACAAAAAGGATAATGTCAGGAAAGGGAGTAATATATGATCAGGGCTTTAATCAAGACCGGGGTCGTTTTTATATTAGAAAACATAAAAACCCTGATAGCTGTGTTAATAATATAATTAGGTTTTTAAGTATAATAAAAAGAGAAATTACAGTTTTTTTTAATAAGTCAAATATAAGCTATGAGGATCTCTATTATGTAGTAAGACAGATTAAGGATTTTACCAGTGAATATGAAAACCCGATTGTGGTTTTTTTTGTGGAAAAAATAAAACCACTTGTTAAAAAAGAACTTAATTTTGCTAAAAAAGGTTTTTCCTGGACAATAGCCAAACTGGCCAGTTATAGCGTTGCTTACATTGCTGATGTAGTTACAGACCTACTCTCTCATAAACCTGCTAATTTAGATTATCTTTCCTTTATTAAGGAGCTTATTGAGGATGCTAATGTAGGTTCAATTAATATTTTCACCCTAAATCATGATACTGTACTGGAACATTATTTTAGTAAAAACAAGCTGCCATATGTTGATGGTTTTGCTGATGAAAGTGGGATAAGGCACTGGCAGCCGGGGTCTTTAATAGATGATTCTGGGAGACTTAGACTCCTTAAACTACACGGCTCTGTTAACTGGTACAGGTATAAACAGGGTAATAAAGAATTCTATGGTTCCAGGGACTTGGATAATCAGGAAAAAATGACTAATATAGAACAGATTGGGGTTAGACCTCTTATTCTAACCGGTAGGATAAATAAGATATTGGAATACCACCGCAGTATCTATGTTGACGTTCATTATAGTTTTTACCGCCTGCTCCCCAGTGTGGATAGTTTAATTATAGCTGGTTATAGTTTTGGTGATCAAGGGATAAATTCCTGGATTATCAACTGGATGAATGAGACAGCAAAACATAAGATCCTTCTGCTTGGACCAGATACTGTAAATTGTATTAAATATGCCCGCAAAGGAATCAGGGATAACTGGTATCTTTGGGAAAAGCAAAAAAAAGCATATAATATCTCAATACCAGTTGAATCATTTAGCTGGCAGGATTATTCTCAATTGTTGTTTTAA
- a CDS encoding MATE family efflux transporter produces the protein MYKDKKTRMMAEETIPKVLSNMSIPAIIGMLVTAVYNLVDTVFVGRLGILSIGAVTVVFPIFMLLSAFGMTFGMGSASYISRLLGEDKKNMANKVVSTSFIMTSVFGIFLAALGYIFLEAIVKVFGATDTILPYAMEYGSIIILGTIFTINNMNLNSMVRAEGNAKMSMFAMAIGAGLNIILDPIFIFVLNMGVAGAALATVLAQAVSTIILLYYYFSGRSILEINLRDFSPSVKIFTEIIKMGLPTLMRQVLISIAMALLNNTAGYYNDIYVAAIGIINRVFSLPLMVVLGFGQAFQPVAGFNYGAILFDRLLESIRITIKRTTIFCVIMTIIFIVFSRQLISIFSKDTAVIEIAAVGLKYFSTMLPVLGLNVTASMLYQAMGKAVPAGFLSLSRQGIFFIPTLIILSYLVGVKSIFLAQPLADFLTFLVSMFLLIRTYKNLEEKRKNVTREDVSAELV, from the coding sequence ATGTATAAAGATAAAAAGACCAGAATGATGGCAGAAGAAACAATACCTAAAGTACTAAGCAATATGTCCATACCTGCAATTATTGGTATGTTAGTTACAGCTGTTTATAATTTAGTGGATACGGTATTTGTCGGTAGATTAGGAATATTATCGATTGGTGCTGTTACTGTAGTTTTTCCTATTTTTATGTTATTATCAGCCTTTGGTATGACCTTTGGTATGGGTTCAGCATCCTATATCTCCAGATTGCTTGGTGAAGATAAGAAAAACATGGCTAATAAAGTGGTTTCTACCTCATTTATTATGACCAGTGTTTTTGGAATATTTCTGGCAGCCCTGGGATACATTTTTTTAGAAGCTATTGTTAAGGTTTTTGGTGCAACTGATACTATATTACCATATGCTATGGAATATGGTAGTATTATTATTCTTGGAACAATATTTACAATAAACAATATGAATTTGAATAGTATGGTCAGGGCCGAGGGGAATGCTAAAATGAGTATGTTTGCTATGGCTATTGGAGCTGGCTTGAATATTATTCTTGATCCTATTTTTATTTTTGTTTTAAACATGGGGGTTGCCGGGGCTGCTCTGGCAACAGTATTAGCCCAGGCTGTATCTACCATAATATTATTATATTATTATTTCAGCGGCAGGAGTATTTTAGAAATAAATTTAAGGGATTTTTCTCCTTCAGTTAAAATTTTTACTGAAATTATTAAAATGGGTCTCCCAACTCTAATGCGCCAGGTTTTAATAAGTATAGCCATGGCCCTTTTGAATAATACTGCCGGGTATTATAATGATATATATGTAGCGGCTATTGGTATTATAAACAGGGTGTTTTCGTTACCCTTAATGGTTGTATTAGGATTTGGACAGGCCTTTCAACCGGTGGCGGGTTTTAATTATGGGGCTATATTGTTTGACCGTTTACTGGAATCTATCCGGATTACGATTAAAAGAACAACAATATTTTGTGTGATAATGACAATTATCTTTATTGTTTTTAGCAGACAGTTAATTAGTATATTTTCTAAGGATACAGCAGTAATTGAAATTGCTGCTGTTGGCTTAAAATACTTTTCAACTATGCTCCCAGTACTTGGTTTAAATGTAACTGCCAGTATGCTTTATCAGGCAATGGGTAAAGCTGTTCCAGCGGGTTTTTTATCATTGTCCAGACAGGGTATCTTTTTTATACCGACTTTAATTATTCTTTCTTATTTAGTAGGAGTAAAATCTATATTTTTAGCCCAACCCCTGGCTGATTTTTTAACTTTCCTTGTCTCAATGTTTTTATTAATAAGGACGTATAAAAATCTAGAAGAAAAAAGAAAAAATGTCACTAGAGAAGATGTGTCTGCTGAATTAGTGTAA
- a CDS encoding TetR/AcrR family transcriptional regulator: protein MPKKIKNLRGKIIDSSLKLFKENSYQDVCMKSIADELGIAVGTIYNYFPTKWDLFLKIFEENWDMIYHKLSHETNNIKKEYLKTFFTILYKEMCRNKVIVKKIFRYIHENNDLHKDKKNAIDKIRFNEIIFTKVYNLFLINFKRDYSEVCIDLYQEELKKLFIIIQTSIPTLLKFYAKNQEANIQFILDLLQSYTENNIL, encoded by the coding sequence ATGCCTAAAAAAATTAAGAATCTAAGGGGAAAGATTATTGACAGTTCTCTAAAGCTTTTTAAGGAAAATTCATATCAAGATGTATGTATGAAGAGTATTGCTGATGAACTTGGGATTGCTGTAGGGACTATTTATAATTATTTTCCTACTAAATGGGATTTATTTTTAAAAATTTTTGAAGAAAACTGGGATATGATATATCATAAACTATCTCATGAAACAAATAACATAAAAAAAGAATATCTTAAAACATTTTTTACAATTTTATATAAAGAAATGTGTAGAAATAAAGTAATTGTAAAAAAAATATTTAGGTATATCCATGAAAATAATGATTTACATAAAGATAAGAAAAATGCAATAGATAAAATAAGGTTTAATGAAATTATTTTTACTAAAGTATATAATTTATTTTTAATTAATTTTAAACGTGATTATAGTGAGGTTTGTATAGATCTTTATCAAGAGGAATTAAAAAAGTTATTTATTATTATTCAGACCTCTATACCAACTCTCCTTAAATTTTATGCTAAAAATCAAGAAGCAAACATTCAATTTATCCTTGATCTGCTACAGTCATATACTGAAAATAACATATTGTAA